ACAGGCCCGCTTTGTGGAAATTGAGGTTGAAACGCTGGAACAGCTCGACGAAGCCTTGGCCAGTGGCGCCAGAATGGTGTTGCTGGACAACATGGATGTGCCCACACTGAAAGAGGCGGTGCGCCGCAACGCCGGGCGTGCCATTCTGGAGGTATCGGGTGGCGTGAGTCTGGAGACTGTGCGCGCGCTGGCTGAAACGGGCGTGGACCGCATTTCCATCGGCGCTTTGACCAAAGATGTGAAAGCGGTCGATTTTTCGATGCGTTTCGACGCCTTTTAAACACTTGACGGCACTGAAAGGAGTCCCCGCTATGAACACCTCCGCAAACGACAGCACTGTGATTGACGTGGAGTACGAGCAGCCTGCCTGCCCGACGAAGCACGCCTGGGCGCGCGTACCGGTGGAGCCTGGCCCCAAACAGCGTGCCGAGCTGAAAGAGCGCATTCGCCAGTTGCTCAAAGAGCGCAACGCGGTGATGGTGTCGCATTACTACGTGCATCCCGATCTGCAAGATCTGGCTATTGAAACCGGTGGCATCGTGAGCGATTCACTGGAAATGGCGCGCTTTGGCCGCGATCATTCGGCACAGACGCTCGTGGTTTCGGGTGTGAAGTTCATGGGCGAAACGGCCAAGATTTTGAGCCCCGAGAAGACGATTCTCATGCCGGATCTGGACGCGAACTGCTCTCTCGATCTGGGTTGCCCCATCGATGAATTCAGCGCGTTTTGTGACCAGCATCCCGACCGCACGGTGGTCGTTTATGCCAACACCAGCGCGGCCGTGAAGGCCCGTTCCGATTGGTTGGTGACCAGTTCGTGCGCGCTTGATATCGTGAGCGCGCTCAAGGCAAGGGGCCACAAGATCCTGTGGGCGCCCGACCGCCATCTGGGCGGCTACATCCAGCGCGAGACCGGGGCCGACATGCTGATGTGGGGCGGGGCCTGCATCGTTCACGACGAGTTCAAGGCGTTCGAACTGGAGGCGCTCAAGAAGGAGCATCCAAAAGCGAAGGTTTTGGTGCATCCCGAAAGCCCTGCCGATGTGATCCAGCTGGCCGATGCCGTCGGCTCCACCTCGGCCATCTTGAAAGCCGCCCGCGAACTGGACGCCCAGGAATTCATCGTCGCCACCGACAACGGCATGATGCACATGCTGCGCCAACAAAACCCCGGCAAGGTGTTCATTGAAGCCCCCACAGCGGGCAACAGCGCCACTTGCAAGAGCTGTGCGCATTGCCCATGGATGGCCATGAACGGTTTGGCGGGCGTGGCACAGGTGCTGGAGAAAAACCTGAACCAGATTCATGTGGACCCGGTCTTGATCCCTCGCGCGTTGCAGCCCATCGACCGCATGTTGGCCTTCACCGCAGCCCAGCGCGGCGGTCGGGACCCTGGCGCGCTGGTACCCAACATCGGCGCTGCCTGATTCGGGCTGCCGATCCGCAGACGCAAAAAAGCCCGCAACAGCGGGCCTTTTTTGTGGGCAGACCGATCAGACGATCAGAGCGGCACTTTTTTGAGCATTTCGATGCCGACTTTGCCTTCAGCGATTTCGCGCAAAGCGGTCACACCCGGCTTGTTCTTGCTTTCGATCTTGGGTGCGTGGCCCTGGCTCAGCATACGAGCGCGGTAGGTTGCTGCCAGCACAAGCTGAAAGCGGTTGGGGATTTTTTCCAGGCAGTCTTCGACGGTAATGCGTGCCATTTGAGGGCTCCAGGTAGCATTGAGTTCAGGGAATGTTGAGTGCCTTGAAGGTATCGCTGCGGGCGATACGCTGGGCGGCGAACTTGAGCCGCTGGGCATGGACGATGGCCTTGAGATCAAACAAGGCCCGCTCGAACAACTCGTTGATTATAACGAAATCAAACTCATGGGCGTGGGCCATTTCGGCCGAAGCATTCTGAATGCGAACTTCGATCACTTCGGCTGTGTCTTCGGCCCGGCGCTCCAGTCGCGAGCGCAATTCCTCCCAGCTGGGCGGCAAAATGAAGACCAGCACGGCATTGGGGAAGATTCGTTTGACCTGGATCGCGCCCTGGAAGTCGATCTCCAGCACGACATCGGCACCCTGTGCCATGCGCTGTTCGATGGTGTGTTTGGAGGTGCCGTAACGGTTGCCGTGCACCTTGGCCCATTCAAGAAAGCCGTTCTGGATGACCATTTGGTCAAATGTTTCGTTGGACACGAAGTAATACTCGCGGCCGTGAAGTTCCTGGCCACGGGGTGCACGGGTGGTGTGCGAAATAGAAGGTGCGACGCGGGTGTCGAGTTCCATCAAGGCCTTGACCAAGCTGGATTTTCCGGCCCCGCTGGGGGCTGCGACGACGAAGAGATTGCCGGGGTATTGCATATGGGGAGTCGATTCAGGGCTCACGCATGTGAGGAGAGGTCAGACCGCAGGGGCGCCCCATGGTAAAGCGTGGGAGGTTCAGGTTCATTCGATGTTCTGAACTTGTTCGCGCATCTGTTCGATGAGCACTTTCATATCGACTGAAATACGGGTGAGTTCCAGGCTGGATGACTTGGATCCCAGCGTGTTGGCTTCCCGGTGCAGCTCCTGAATCAGGAAATCGAGCCGTTTGCCGACTTCTGCGCCCTTTTTCAACAAACGCTCGATTTCGACCAGGTGGGAGTCGAGACGGGTGAGCTCTTCCGCCACATCGATGCGGATGGCAAACGCTGTGGCCTCCGTCAAAGCACGGTCGCGGGCCATATCGCTGGTGATGGCATTGCCTGTGGCGCTGGCCGAGGCATTGAGCGCTTCGTTCCAGCGGTCGATGAAGCGTTGGCGCTGTTGCTCAACCAGCTTGGGAATGAGGGGTTGGGCGTCTTTTGCCAGGGTTCGTAGCTGTTTCAGGTGGTCCAGCAGCATGGTGGCTAGCCGCTGGCCCTCGCGCTCCCGGGCGGTCAGCAGTTGTTCAAGGCCCGATTTGGCCAAGTCGATCAGGCCGTCGTGCAGTTCACCCGGCTGGGATTGGGGGCGTCCGGTGAGCTGCAATACCTCAGCCACCGACAAGGGCGCTGCGTTGGGCAACCAGGCGCGCACGTTGTCTTGCAGCGACACCATTTTCTGGATATCGGCCACGCTCGGCGCGCGTGGGCCGGTATCGGCACGGCCTTCAACCCAGGCCCGAACCTCAACCTTTCCCCGTTTGAGCCGAGAAATCAGTAGTTCGCGCAACGCGGGCTCCGTGCCGCGCAGGTCGTCGGGGAGCTTGAATGTGAGGTCAAGAAAGCGGCTGTTGACCGATCGAATTTCCAGTCCCAAGCCTGGTTTGGCATCTCGGGAGGGCTCACCTGCCGGCCCATTTTCGAGATTGCCAGACTGGGCTGAAGCGTAGCCGGTCATACTGTAAACTGCCATCGAGATGTGTCCCATCAGTTGGAGTGGGCCAAAACGAGGCGTTCCGGAACCCATCCGAATTATGTCAAAGGTCAAACCCGCCCCGCTGCCACCCGATACTGTGATCGGTGGCTATCGCATCGTGCGCAAAGTTGCTGCCGGTGGTTTTGGTGTTGTTTACCTCGCGGTGGACACCGAAGGCCAGCAGGTGGCTGTCAAGGAATACCTGCCTTCATCGCTGGCCAGCCGCGGTCCGGGCGAACTGCTTCCGCAGGTTCAGCCAGAGAAGCTGTCGTTGTACCGCCTTGGTTTGAAGAGTTTTTTCGAAGAAGGCCGGGCGCTGGCCCAGATTTCGCATGCTTCGGTGGTGAGTGTGCTCAACTTCTTCCGCGAAAACGAAACCGTTTACATGGTGATGAACTACCTGGAAGGTTCGTCCTTGCAGGAATTCATCATCACAGCGCGGGATCTCAAGAAACAGAAGGTATTTCGCGAGTCCACCATTCGCTCGCTGTATGACGAAGTTTTGCGGGGTTTGCGCATCGTGCACCAGCACAAGATGTTGCACCTCGACATCAAGCCCGCCAATATCTTCGTCACCGACGACAACCGCGCCGTGCTGATCGACTTTGGGGCCGCACGCGAAGTGCTGAGCAAAGAGGGCAACTTCATTCGTCCGATGTACACGCCCGGATTTGCCGCGCCCGAAATGTACCGGCGCGATTCAAGCATGGGGCCGTGGACCGATATTTACGCCGTTGGCGCATGCATTTACGCCAGCATGCAGGGCTATCCGCCAAACGATGCGCCGCAGCGCCTGGAAAAAGACCGTTTGTCGCTTGCGCTGTCGCGTTTGCGCGGTGTGTACTCCGACAACCTGATTGAGGTGGTGGAATGGTGCATGTCGCTTGACCCCTTGTCTCGTCCCCAGTCTGTGTTTGCGCTTCAAAAGGAGCTCAGCCGGGAAACCGAGCGCAGCTACACCAAGCTCACGGTGGCCGAAAAAATGCGTTTGCAGTTTGACAATATCGTCTCTGAGAACAAGAAGCCGGGCCGGCGATCCACCGCCCCAGCCACGAAGTTGCGATGAAATTTTCGGTTTACCAAATCAGCCGTCAAGGCGGGCGCGAGCGCAACGAAGACCGCATGGGTTACACCTACACGCGGGAGTCGGGCATGTTTGTGTTGGCCGATGGCATGGGCGGGCACCCTGAAGGGGCCATGGCCGCTCAGTTGGCTTTGCAGACCATGTCGGCCTACTTCCAGAAGGCGGCCAACCCCACGGTGCGGGAGGTGCCGGAATTCCTCTCCAGCGCGTTGATGGCAGCCCATCACCAGATCATTCGTTATGCCGCTGAAAAAGGCATGCTCGATACGCCAAGAACCACGCTGGTGGCCGCGGTGATGGAGCGCGGCAACATGCACTGGGTGCATTGCGGCGATTCGCGCCTGTACATCGTGCGCGATGGCGAATTGCTGACCCGCACGCGCGATCATTCCTACATGGAGCAGCAAGCCCATCTGGGCCGCAATACGCAAAACATCAACCGCAATATCCTTTTCACCTGCCTGGGCTCGCCTGCCAAGCCGGTCTTTGATCTTTCCGGCCCCATACAGCTCAAGCAGGGCGACCGCGTGTTGCTGTGTTCCGATGGCCTTTGGGGCACGGTGAAAGACAGCGAAATTGCCCACGAGCTGGCAGGCAATGTTCTGGAACACTCGGTTCCCGAACTGGTTGAACTGGCGCTCAAGCGGGGCGGGCCCCGTTGCGACAACGTGACCATTCTCGCCATGGAGTGGGAAACGCCAGGCGACTTCCAGAGCACCAGCGTGTCAACCGAAGACATCGAAGAGGGCGTTTTTGCCTCCACAATCCAATCGGGTGTGGCCGATCCCACCATCGAAGACATGGACGACGAGGCCATCGAAAAATCGATTGCTGAAATCAACGAAGCGATTCGCCGCACCGCCGAGCGCAACGCCTGAATTTGACCCACCCCCGCGCCGCCCGCGGCGTCATCCCCTCAAGGGGGCGGCGCTGGCGGCCCGACTAAGCCGGTTCCGCGGCGCCCTGGGTTGACTGCCCTCGCACACGGCCAAGCCTTCATCTTCGGCCTTCAAATACCAACCTTTTACTGAGATTGCCCCCAATGACTGCTTCGACACGCCCCGACAACCGTGCGCCCGACGCCCTGCGCCCCGTGCGCATCACCCGCCACTACACCATTCATGCCGAAGGCTCGGTGCTGATCGAGTTCGGCAACACCAAAGTGTTGTGCACTGCTTCGGTGGAAGAAAAAGTACCGCCGCACAAACGCGGCAGTGGCGAAGGCTGGGTCACGGCCGAATACGGCATGCTGCCCCGTGCGACCCACACCCGCAGCTCGCGTGAGGCTGCCAAAGGC
This region of Hydrogenophaga crassostreae genomic DNA includes:
- the gmk gene encoding guanylate kinase encodes the protein MQYPGNLFVVAAPSGAGKSSLVKALMELDTRVAPSISHTTRAPRGQELHGREYYFVSNETFDQMVIQNGFLEWAKVHGNRYGTSKHTIEQRMAQGADVVLEIDFQGAIQVKRIFPNAVLVFILPPSWEELRSRLERRAEDTAEVIEVRIQNASAEMAHAHEFDFVIINELFERALFDLKAIVHAQRLKFAAQRIARSDTFKALNIP
- a CDS encoding serine/threonine protein kinase translates to MSKVKPAPLPPDTVIGGYRIVRKVAAGGFGVVYLAVDTEGQQVAVKEYLPSSLASRGPGELLPQVQPEKLSLYRLGLKSFFEEGRALAQISHASVVSVLNFFRENETVYMVMNYLEGSSLQEFIITARDLKKQKVFRESTIRSLYDEVLRGLRIVHQHKMLHLDIKPANIFVTDDNRAVLIDFGAAREVLSKEGNFIRPMYTPGFAAPEMYRRDSSMGPWTDIYAVGACIYASMQGYPPNDAPQRLEKDRLSLALSRLRGVYSDNLIEVVEWCMSLDPLSRPQSVFALQKELSRETERSYTKLTVAEKMRLQFDNIVSENKKPGRRSTAPATKLR
- a CDS encoding PP2C family protein-serine/threonine phosphatase codes for the protein MKFSVYQISRQGGRERNEDRMGYTYTRESGMFVLADGMGGHPEGAMAAQLALQTMSAYFQKAANPTVREVPEFLSSALMAAHHQIIRYAAEKGMLDTPRTTLVAAVMERGNMHWVHCGDSRLYIVRDGELLTRTRDHSYMEQQAHLGRNTQNINRNILFTCLGSPAKPVFDLSGPIQLKQGDRVLLCSDGLWGTVKDSEIAHELAGNVLEHSVPELVELALKRGGPRCDNVTILAMEWETPGDFQSTSVSTEDIEEGVFASTIQSGVADPTIEDMDDEAIEKSIAEINEAIRRTAERNA
- the nadA gene encoding quinolinate synthase NadA — encoded protein: MNTSANDSTVIDVEYEQPACPTKHAWARVPVEPGPKQRAELKERIRQLLKERNAVMVSHYYVHPDLQDLAIETGGIVSDSLEMARFGRDHSAQTLVVSGVKFMGETAKILSPEKTILMPDLDANCSLDLGCPIDEFSAFCDQHPDRTVVVYANTSAAVKARSDWLVTSSCALDIVSALKARGHKILWAPDRHLGGYIQRETGADMLMWGGACIVHDEFKAFELEALKKEHPKAKVLVHPESPADVIQLADAVGSTSAILKAARELDAQEFIVATDNGMMHMLRQQNPGKVFIEAPTAGNSATCKSCAHCPWMAMNGLAGVAQVLEKNLNQIHVDPVLIPRALQPIDRMLAFTAAQRGGRDPGALVPNIGAA
- the rpoZ gene encoding DNA-directed RNA polymerase subunit omega; amino-acid sequence: MARITVEDCLEKIPNRFQLVLAATYRARMLSQGHAPKIESKNKPGVTALREIAEGKVGIEMLKKVPL
- a CDS encoding YicC/YloC family endoribonuclease, which gives rise to MAVYSMTGYASAQSGNLENGPAGEPSRDAKPGLGLEIRSVNSRFLDLTFKLPDDLRGTEPALRELLISRLKRGKVEVRAWVEGRADTGPRAPSVADIQKMVSLQDNVRAWLPNAAPLSVAEVLQLTGRPQSQPGELHDGLIDLAKSGLEQLLTAREREGQRLATMLLDHLKQLRTLAKDAQPLIPKLVEQQRQRFIDRWNEALNASASATGNAITSDMARDRALTEATAFAIRIDVAEELTRLDSHLVEIERLLKKGAEVGKRLDFLIQELHREANTLGSKSSSLELTRISVDMKVLIEQMREQVQNIE